In one window of Photorhabdus laumondii subsp. laumondii DNA:
- a CDS encoding type II toxin-antitoxin system RelE/ParE family toxin: MKVFKNAWFERFARKQRIPDEVLLDAIERANRGQIDADLGGGVIKQRVARKGQGKSGGFRTVILYQTAEHAFFVYGFAKSDRSNIEYDEEMQFKKMASHVLGLSDEQLARLIEKGHFSEVIKYG, from the coding sequence TTGAAAGTATTTAAAAATGCATGGTTCGAGCGTTTTGCCAGAAAACAGCGTATTCCAGATGAGGTTTTACTTGATGCTATTGAAAGAGCCAATAGAGGTCAGATTGATGCTGATTTGGGCGGTGGTGTAATTAAGCAGCGGGTGGCACGTAAAGGGCAAGGAAAGTCTGGTGGGTTTCGCACAGTGATTTTGTACCAGACCGCAGAGCATGCTTTTTTTGTTTACGGGTTTGCTAAAAGTGATAGATCTAATATTGAATATGATGAAGAGATGCAGTTTAAGAAGATGGCGTCCCACGTTTTAGGGTTATCAGATGAACAATTAGCTAGACTAATTGAAAAAGGTCATTTTTCGGAGGTGATTAAATATGGTTAA
- a CDS encoding helix-turn-helix domain-containing protein, producing MVKKYRSDAFAAIHETMEALSEIGAVSKQTMREFDAACLTPIESLSPEEIRSLREREHLSQPVFARYLNVSKNLISDWERGAKKPGGPALRLLTIVKKNGIQAIA from the coding sequence ATGGTTAAAAAGTATCGTAGTGATGCGTTTGCTGCAATTCACGAAACGATGGAGGCATTAAGCGAAATAGGGGCTGTCAGTAAGCAAACTATGCGTGAGTTTGATGCTGCCTGTTTGACTCCCATAGAATCACTATCTCCAGAGGAAATACGTTCTCTTCGTGAGCGGGAGCATTTGTCACAGCCTGTTTTTGCCCGATATTTGAATGTGAGCAAAAATCTTATATCAGACTGGGAGCGTGGAGCAAAAAAACCCGGAGGCCCAGCCTTGAGGTTGCTTACGATAGTT